GATTGTTTTATATACAATCGACGTTGTATATGATTAGCTTTTTGAGCAGCACATATCGTAATGGGAAATGTTTTTCCTAAATGTTTTCAGAAGAATGCATTTTTAAGTAGGAGCGGGTAGAAGAAATAGACAAATAAAAAAGGCTGAGTCAATGCTCAACCTTTTTATCAAAATAGCTTTGTTAAAGACTTTTTAAATGATTAGTTCTTTAATACTTCAACCATCGCATTAGCAACATAGTCGATATTACTACTGTTTAAGCCCGCGACGCACATACGTGAGTTAGATACCATATAGATACCAAATTTGCTTTGTAGCTGCTCAACTTGTTCAGGGGTTAATCCTGTAAAGCTAAACATGCCGTTTTGAGCAGTTAGGTAGTCAAAGCTACGACCAGGGACTTTAGCTTCTAGCACAGATTTTAGCTTCATGCGCATAGCTTTGATACGATCACGCATCGTATAAACTTCGTCAACCCATTGCTCGTGCAAGGCTTCATCATTCATAACAATATCGACGACGCGTCCGCCATGTGATGGTGGGCTTGAGTAGATACGACGTACCGTAGAGGTCAGCTGACCGAATACACGCTCAGTCTCATCGGTAGTTGGGCAAACGACTGATAGGCCGCCGACACGCTCACCGTATAGTGATAGGTTTTTGGAGAATGAATTGCTCACAAACAATGGCAGGCCCATATCGACCGCTTTACGAATAGGATAAGCGTCGCTGTCCATGTCTTCGCCAAAACCTTGATAAGCGATATCCATAAACGGAATCAGCTCGCGCTCTTGAACAACGTTTAATACTTTATCCCACTGCTCTTTAGTCAAATCCACACCCGTTGGGTTATGACAGCAAGGGTGTAATAACAGCACATCATCTTTATTCAACGTTTCAAAAAACGCAATCATTTCATCAAATTTGATGCCGCCAGTGGCCTTATCGTAGTACGGGTATTTGCCAACTTCGACATCAGACCCTTCAAAAATAGCAATGTGATTGCCCCATGTAGGGTCACTCACGTAGCATTTAGATTGCGGGAACCATTGATTGATAAACTCAGCGCCTACTTTCAACGCGCCAGAGCCACCAATAGTGGCAATAGTCGCAACCAGACCGTCTTTCAATACTTGAGCATCTTTGCCAAATAACAGTTCTTGACAGCCTTTACGGTGTCCAGGCAACCCTGCCATTGGTAGGTATGGACGAGGAGAAATTGGGTCTGCAATGCGCTGTTCGGCAATTTTTACACACTCAAGTACCGGCATTTTGCCGTCTTCGTCGTAATAAACACCCACGCCCAAATTCACTTTATCGGGATTGCTATCTTCTGCAAACTTGTCCATCAAACCTAAGATTGGATCACCAGCATAATAGTCGATACGTTCAAACATTTTTTTTCCTTACTAGAATAGAAACAAAGCCGCCAAAAAGCATAAACTAGATTGGCTATTAACTCAACGAGAGATTCATCGATATTGATTAATTAACTGATTAGATGAGCTATTTGATAATCCAAATGCTTTTTAAGCTGATTAAACTATTAATAACCATTTAGAATATAGCATTTAAGAACAGCTATAGAATAGTACCTACTTACTCTAGCTACTCTGCAAGTCGTTGAAGTGAGAGGCAAAATAAGTCTGTAAAAACTGTTTAAAGGCAATGCTGGCAGGCGACAGTGCTCTTGAGGAGCGTTGATAAATAAAGAATCTACGCATCTTAACAGGCTGTGCGAGCGACCGCATTTGTAAGCCATTGGCACTCACCCAATCAATGACCTCGGGCATATAAGGCAGACATAAGGTAATACCGAAGCCTTGGCGCGTCATCTCAAGCGCTGTGGACATAAAGTTCACTTTGTAGCGCGCTTGCTGGATATGAGTGGCAACGGTCTCATCCAGCTCAGCGGTCACTTGCTCAATAAAAGGCCCTTGTAAGGTAATGAGCGGGATATCTATCAAATCCTGCCACGTTACCTCAGTTTTTTGAGCCAGCGCATGGTTATCTGGCATCACTACACAAAACGGCAACTCATATAACAAATCAGCGCTAATGTCGTCTTCACTTTCCATAAAACCAAGCTCGGTACCAACACCCAAATCTACTTCGATATCCTGAATGTGTTGCAGGACGTTTTCTGCAGAGCAATCTAACAAAGACACGCTGATATCAGGATAGTCTTTTGAAAATTGGGCGATGACTGCAGGCATGGAGGAGGCGGCAAACTGCGATACTGCTAGTCGCACTTGACCTTGCGCTAAGCTCATCAGACTGCTCGCTTCGTTTTCAAATAACTGCATCTCATTAAGCACTCGGCGCGCTTGTGGCAATAAATGTCTGCCTACTACCGACAAAGATAGCTGGCGGGTGGTACGGTCAAATAAGACGATACCAAGACTTGACTCCAATTCTTTTATCAGTCCACTGACGGCAGATTGGGTTAAATGCATCTGGTCGCTAGCACGGGTAAAGCTACCGTTGTCAGCAACTTTGATAAAAGCGGTCAATTGGCGAATGCTGATATTCATAAGTAAACCTGATAAATAAATTAAAAAATACGATTAGTCTTATAAATCAAGCTAATCTAAGATGAATACATCGTCAACAATATTTATTGTTATATACAACTTTTTACACTGATTTATACCACCAATTGAAATTAAGGATGATTACAATGGCAGATTTATTCGAAAACCCAATAGGATTGCAAGGGTTTGATTTTGTTGAATTCGCCTCGCCTGAACCGAAAGCGGTAGAAGCACTTTTTGAGCAGCTTGGTTTTACCCATGTTGCCAATCACCGATCAAAAGATGTCTCTTTATACCGTCAAGGTGACATCAACCTCATATTGAACCGTGAACCAAAAAGCCAAGCCAGCTACTTTGTGGAAGAGCATGGAGCAGGGGCCTGTAGCATGGGCTTTCGTGTTAAAGATTCCAAAAAAGCCTACGAGCTTGCGATTGAAAACGGCGCACAGCCAGTAGAGGTGCCGACAGGGGTAATGGAGCTGAGACTTCCTGCTATTAAAGGTATCGGCGGCTCATTGATTTATCTGATTGACCGTTTTAAAGACGGTGAATCTATCTATGATGTCGACTTTGAGTTCTTCCCAGATGTAGATAAGTATCCTGTTGGACATGGCTTCAAAGTTATTGACCATCTTACCCATAACGTCTACCGTGGTCGCATGGCTTACTGGGCAAACTTCTATGAGCGCATCTTTAACTTCCGTGAAATTCGCTATTTCGATATCAAAGGCGAATACACTGGGCTGACCAGTAAAGCCATGACCGCGCCTGATGGCAAAATCCGTATTCCTTTAAATGAAGAATCTAAGCAGGGCGGCGGACAAATCGAAGAGTATCTAATGAGCTTCAATGGTGAAGGCATTCAACATATTGCTTTAGCCAGTGATGACTTATTGGCCAGTATCGATAAACTAAAAGAGGCGGGTATACCGCTCATGACAGCGCCAACCGCTGCTTATTACGAAATGCTGAGTGAGCGCTTACCAAATCATGGCGAAAACGTCTCTGAATTGCAGACTCGTGGCATCTTATTAGATGGCACCACGGAAGGCGGCACACCGCGTCTGCTATTACAAATTTTCTCTGAAACTATCTTAGGTAGCCCCGTATTTTTTGAATTCATCCAACGTAAAGGCGACTACGATGAAGGCTTTGGTGAGGGTAACTTTAAAGCGCTATTCGAATCAATAGAGCGCGATCAAGTGCGACGCGGCGCTATCGGACAATCTGAAACAGAGACAGAAACAGAGTAAATTTATTAATAAGTTAAACAAACATGGCAGGACAAAAAGGAATTTGTCTTGCTATTATTAATACTATAATGATTGATATAGTAAATCTGAAATACTGGTCCAAATAGAATGGACTAATGGCAAAAGGAATACCGGCATGGAACGCCAAAGCAAACAACCTTATCTTTCGCATCAACCTGATGCCAATGGTCATATTCATTATAGTGATAATGAGAATGCCATGTGGCAAGCGCTTCTTGAGCGTCAAGCCAAGCAAATACCCAATCGTGCCTGCTCGGCATATCTAGATGGGCTCAAAAAGCTAAATCTACCGCCAGATCGTATTCCGCAATTACATGATATCGATGAAGTGCTGCAAGCGACCACAGGTTGGCAAACAGCTGCGGTGCCAGCTTTAATTAGCTTTGGTAAATTCTTTAAGCTGTTGGCCAATAAATCCTTCCCCGTTGCGACCTTTATCCGACGCTTTGATGATATGGACTACATCGAAGAGCCGGATATCTTTCACGAGATTGTTGGACATTGTCCGCTGCTGACTCATCCTGCCTTTGCTACCTTTAATGAGACTTATGGCAAGCTTGGTCTTAATGCCAGTAAAGAAGAAAGGTTATTTTTAGCACGGCTGTATTGGTTTACTATTGAGTTTGGTTTGGTCGGGCAAACAAGGGATACTCGCCGAATTTATGGCGGTGGCATCTTAAGCTCACCATCTGAAACTATTTATGCACTCAATGATGAGGTTCAAAATCAATCGCACGATCAATCAAATCATCAATCACATCATCAACCTGAACACCGAGCCTTCGATTTGCTAGATGTGTTACGAACCCCTTATCGAATTGACCATATTCAGCCTATCTATTATGTCATTGATAATTTAGATACGCTGTTTGACATCGTGAATAGCGACATCATGGGGGTGGTCAAGCAAGCGATGTCACTCGGAATGTTTGAGCCAACCTATAAAGTTGAAACCAGTTGATTGCTTAATCAATTGACTGTTTAATCAACTGATCATTAAAGCAAGTGATAGCTTAATTAAGAACACTTAAACATTGGCTGCTTAAATAGACAATCACGTCAACATGGACGTACATTTAATAAAAACTCAATAGTTAAAATAAAAGGAATTTACTATGACTGAGCATTTACAAACCCTATCTCAAGCCAGCTGCGAAGCCTGCCGTGTCGGCGCGCCAAAAGTTGACGATACTGAGGCACGCGAGATGTTACAACAACTTCCTGATTGGTCGCTTATCGAAGTCGACGGCATCAATCAATTACAACGTCAATATAAGTTTAAAAACTTCGTCACAGCGATGGCATTTGCTAATCGGCTTGCAGATATCGCGGAAGAGGAAGGGCATCATCCCGGCATATTGGTAGAGTGGGGCAAAGCGACAGTGACATGGTGGTCGCACAGCATCAAAGGTCTGCATCGCAATGATTTTATCATGGCAGCAAAGACGGATGGTCTATTCAGTAAGTAATGAGGGTGGCAATAATCAAAGCAACTCATTAAACTTACTACACTTAAAGCCAACCCTAAACCAAATTCAACTGGTTATCTAAGGATGTGTGATGCCTCCAAAAATACTAACCCAGTTCTCACCCAAACTGGCATTTATTATTGCTACCACTGTCATCGCCATTATGGGTGTCACCATGATTGGCCTTGGCTGGGTGCCACATTTATCATTGATACTCGCTATCTGCGTGTTATTGGCTATCGGTCTATTTAAGGGCCTTAGCTTTAATGATATGCAAGCGCAAATGGCCTCTGGAGTGATGAGCGGTATCGGTGCGATTTACTTATTCTTCTTTATTGGCTTGATGGTTGCCGCTCTAATGATGTCGGGAGCTATACCGACACTGATGTATTTTGGCTTCGAGCTAATATCACCGGAGTTTTATTACATATCAGCCTTTGTACTCACTTCGATTATTGGTATTGCATTGGGCAGTAGTTTGACTACTGCGGCAACGTTGGGCGTGGCATTTATTGGTATGAGTAATGCGTTTGATGCCAATGTCGCTATCGCTGCTGGCGCTGTCGTATCGGGTGCGTTTTTTGGTGATAAGATGTCGCCATTATCTGATACTTGTACTATTGCTTCATCGGTCGTGGGTATTGATTTATTTGAGCATATTCGCAATATGATGTACACCACGGTGCCTGCGTGGATACTGACTGTCATACTTTTTTGGTTCTTCTCTGGACAGACTGTTAGTGGTGACTTGAGTCAGGTGACTGTCTTGCAAGGACAGCTGATCGCAAGTGGCTTGGTACATAGTTATGCAGTATTGCCGTTTGTGGTACTTGTTGGACTGGCTGTATTTCGAGTCAACGCCATCTATACTATTATCTGTACCATTATTACCGCTCTGATTGTCACCTACTTGCATAGCTCGCCAAGCTTTGGACAATTGGGCGGGTATTTCTTTGCAGGTTATGCGCCCGCTGAATCGCTAGATCTTGG
The nucleotide sequence above comes from Psychrobacter sp. P2G3. Encoded proteins:
- a CDS encoding amino acid aminotransferase is translated as MFERIDYYAGDPILGLMDKFAEDSNPDKVNLGVGVYYDEDGKMPVLECVKIAEQRIADPISPRPYLPMAGLPGHRKGCQELLFGKDAQVLKDGLVATIATIGGSGALKVGAEFINQWFPQSKCYVSDPTWGNHIAIFEGSDVEVGKYPYYDKATGGIKFDEMIAFFETLNKDDVLLLHPCCHNPTGVDLTKEQWDKVLNVVQERELIPFMDIAYQGFGEDMDSDAYPIRKAVDMGLPLFVSNSFSKNLSLYGERVGGLSVVCPTTDETERVFGQLTSTVRRIYSSPPSHGGRVVDIVMNDEALHEQWVDEVYTMRDRIKAMRMKLKSVLEAKVPGRSFDYLTAQNGMFSFTGLTPEQVEQLQSKFGIYMVSNSRMCVAGLNSSNIDYVANAMVEVLKN
- a CDS encoding LysR family transcriptional regulator, translated to MNISIRQLTAFIKVADNGSFTRASDQMHLTQSAVSGLIKELESSLGIVLFDRTTRQLSLSVVGRHLLPQARRVLNEMQLFENEASSLMSLAQGQVRLAVSQFAASSMPAVIAQFSKDYPDISVSLLDCSAENVLQHIQDIEVDLGVGTELGFMESEDDISADLLYELPFCVVMPDNHALAQKTEVTWQDLIDIPLITLQGPFIEQVTAELDETVATHIQQARYKVNFMSTALEMTRQGFGITLCLPYMPEVIDWVSANGLQMRSLAQPVKMRRFFIYQRSSRALSPASIAFKQFLQTYFASHFNDLQSS
- the hppD gene encoding 4-hydroxyphenylpyruvate dioxygenase, whose protein sequence is MADLFENPIGLQGFDFVEFASPEPKAVEALFEQLGFTHVANHRSKDVSLYRQGDINLILNREPKSQASYFVEEHGAGACSMGFRVKDSKKAYELAIENGAQPVEVPTGVMELRLPAIKGIGGSLIYLIDRFKDGESIYDVDFEFFPDVDKYPVGHGFKVIDHLTHNVYRGRMAYWANFYERIFNFREIRYFDIKGEYTGLTSKAMTAPDGKIRIPLNEESKQGGGQIEEYLMSFNGEGIQHIALASDDLLASIDKLKEAGIPLMTAPTAAYYEMLSERLPNHGENVSELQTRGILLDGTTEGGTPRLLLQIFSETILGSPVFFEFIQRKGDYDEGFGEGNFKALFESIERDQVRRGAIGQSETETETE
- the phhA gene encoding phenylalanine 4-monooxygenase, whose protein sequence is MERQSKQPYLSHQPDANGHIHYSDNENAMWQALLERQAKQIPNRACSAYLDGLKKLNLPPDRIPQLHDIDEVLQATTGWQTAAVPALISFGKFFKLLANKSFPVATFIRRFDDMDYIEEPDIFHEIVGHCPLLTHPAFATFNETYGKLGLNASKEERLFLARLYWFTIEFGLVGQTRDTRRIYGGGILSSPSETIYALNDEVQNQSHDQSNHQSHHQPEHRAFDLLDVLRTPYRIDHIQPIYYVIDNLDTLFDIVNSDIMGVVKQAMSLGMFEPTYKVETS
- a CDS encoding 4a-hydroxytetrahydrobiopterin dehydratase, whose translation is MTEHLQTLSQASCEACRVGAPKVDDTEAREMLQQLPDWSLIEVDGINQLQRQYKFKNFVTAMAFANRLADIAEEEGHHPGILVEWGKATVTWWSHSIKGLHRNDFIMAAKTDGLFSK
- the nhaC gene encoding Na+/H+ antiporter NhaC, which codes for MPPKILTQFSPKLAFIIATTVIAIMGVTMIGLGWVPHLSLILAICVLLAIGLFKGLSFNDMQAQMASGVMSGIGAIYLFFFIGLMVAALMMSGAIPTLMYFGFELISPEFYYISAFVLTSIIGIALGSSLTTAATLGVAFIGMSNAFDANVAIAAGAVVSGAFFGDKMSPLSDTCTIASSVVGIDLFEHIRNMMYTTVPAWILTVILFWFFSGQTVSGDLSQVTVLQGQLIASGLVHSYAVLPFVVLVGLAVFRVNAIYTIICTIITALIVTYLHSSPSFGQLGGYFFAGYAPAESLDLGEVGGMLSRGGVQSMFFTQMIVILALSLGGLLSALGILPALLSGIRDTLTSPGRAIFATAMSALSINVLIGEQYLSILLSGTAFRPIFERLNLHPKNLSRTIEDAGTVINPLVPWSVCGVFISQALGVPVLDYLPYAFFCYLSLLLTILFGFTGLTISRKDGTKVSAR